One genomic segment of Cololabis saira isolate AMF1-May2022 chromosome 22, fColSai1.1, whole genome shotgun sequence includes these proteins:
- the zfhx2 gene encoding zinc finger homeobox protein 4 isoform X2 yields MQEESGELVCSEKNGVAKWLCPLCQKGQSDRSSLSLHLTGQHSVLPSCVNRLLDIAVLKQAASEEEKIAQQSTDAESSQLKHAEVTSSDPCQCGESSDATQTLGDKEMEEDQIMKLEGGDAEPEEEGSPITGATRQSATENTEIPDTSEKSVGKSGVPAENNTRSFKCNACMESFSSRTALSVHYNSASHIQRMTTDPAKQGAESNPQSPSVPVLSRPYISNKPYQCAVCRVSYNHAITLESHMKSVLHQTRSRNAGLAAHAANSAVAAASLRVSTTSDPNAVVTTSGSGTGQLVTSSNCAAPGTLMVSAANEEQVPTSQVAPSLLTSPVASAQAVSAFLTLLTSSPSTLSHSLLPSLFAAGAVPGATAPQLVPQPQMVMPLILNGLQAQTQQHQENQQSHLLTQCVPFVGLSPAQQALLTQRLSSLQSQWPSADVTTSMQPSQEEQKQTEPHEGEQEKGGSNDTTGKDPDQIKGGKPKGESSEESAQCAHLDDKVKVEGNEDDGRESKESTTDGDNATDQLDQEEDKVASMNISPPSTEKSLRNNNLSPSGSVPSNSSLSPLNLNLTLSPDSTPQKSLSGTSPCGSPKSSPSTNALTVNQTYPSRNSEGLSYSDLPVLSEFQSEVLWAFLESRSEADAASPPHEDCEALGREVGLSEEEVRRWLTRACHAKQRLRAIELEHISMHNQGSDNDYDDEESSLVIAEGEGENDAEALSSQAIDLSSTRGKRKQRNEGIRGQGDPCLTSDSENDVYTSVIVSDEESQNESFREGHESPAKDETQREVYSDKGSAGGKVLRSTTVFLSDAEDEYEDEEGGGDQRARRKKRKGEFDRDDIEVKKERPDPDLDLELEAQGDPPNPQSLVMDHSDFPAGALHSLPLSLTPFTTQFLSPYVLSLTPSMIRDGSKLPIFPNPPTITRISSSLLSQSLSNNQTTHYLSNGDDCESALDLSMGKNNSKSASPSSSLADSIAAQKGQLLDGLGLRPTSKGLVVVQVKPESITGVPPSSSPMSLVNCSNMTASNIYMRAAEKMSATLLEKEREKEREKEREQQQRKSKGKRYRDMRRSRTIIQAEQLDILYGCYFKDPNPGKHEFEQISEWVHLPKKVVQIWFQNMRARERKGEVRFISDGTLAAVGKPLIKFTWPLSKPIFSNKPTSNNTGCITNTPIVRTLMKMDREPVKELEKSGLMVKKITPVPIKPKEMVSSTTVCPVSSSSATAVPKTKLETTSNVTMVKVAPKVNSPALLAPPRELVPIAPRPVQKRKLEEESEEEKTDEERDNEIEMASGPGTINRMVPKLPTTPIDNRPSATAAVPQKQNGLNYWTPKVPIKINTLSREQLALPTHTPPRTIAPPPTPSIAPVSPNTPSSAKVASPSTPAVAKSSPAESGFLSHSSSRRPRTHLSCLQLSILQSCYETCAHPNAMECEAIGTELNLPLKVVQIWFQNTRAKEKRWRLQQEKMSPLPGGKVDMSSGSYLQYSALKANRPILPKPVQLTVTEPPGSPVAGQPMPKENLTGHCDACKVSFESRAAARAHVFSPRHLATLRTTNFGQPAALINKNGSGNSGSGSVVPGSQVSLSTTVTSSGVGAEGEIVVELPPSTATSNS; encoded by the exons ATGCAG gaGGAATCTGGAGAGCTGGTGTGCAGTGAAAAGAATGGGGTGGCAAAGTGGCTGTGCCCTCTGTGCCAAAAGGGGCAATCAGACAGATCATCCTTGTCTCTACATCTCACTGGGCAACACAGTGTACTTCCATCATGTGTAAACAGACTGCTGGACATT gCTGTTCTGAAACAAGCTGCAAGCGAAGAAGAAAAGATTGCTCAACAGTCTACAG ATGCTGAATCCTCACAACTGAAGCACGCTGAAGTCACCAGTTCAGACCCCTGCCAGTGTGGTGAAAGTTCAGACGCTACCCAGACGCTTGGAGAcaaagagatggaggaggatcaAATAATGAAACTGGAGGGAGGCGACGCTGAGCCAGAAGAAGAGGGAAGTCCAATCACAGGAGCCACACGGCAAAGTGCAACTGAAAACACAGAAATCCCAGACACAAGTGAAAAGTCAGTTGGCAAAAGTGGTGTACCAGCTGAAAATAATACACGGTCATTCAAATGCAATGCCTGCATGGAAAGCTTTTCCAGCAGAACTGCCTTGAGTGTTCATTACAACTCTGCATCCCACATTCAGAGAATGACCACAGACCCTGCAAAGCAAGGTGCAGAAAGTAATCCACAGTCCCCCTCAGTTCCAGTCCTCTCTCGACCGTATATCTCCAACAAACCCTACCAGTGTGCTGTTTGTCGAGTCTCTTACAATCACGCCATTACCCTTGAGAGCCATATGAAATCGGTTTTGCACCAGACGCGCAGTAGAAATGCTGGGCTGGCTGCACATGCTGCAAACAGTGCAGTGGCTGCTGCTAGTTTAAGAGTTAGCACCACCAGTGATCCAAACGCTGTCGTGACCACGTCTGGGAGTGGAACCGGTCAGTTAGTTACCTCTAGCAACTGTGCTGCTCCTGGGACACTAATGGTGAGTGCTGCAAATGAGGAACAGGTTCCAACTTCACAAGTGGCTCCCTCCCTCCTCACCTCCCCTGTGGCCTCAGCCCAGGCAGTCTCAGCCTTTCTCACTCTTTTAACGTCAAGTCCCAGTACGCTCTCGCACTCCCTCCTCCCTTCCCTGTTTGCAGCTGGTGCTGTACCCGGTGCCACTGCACCTCAGCTTGTGCCTCAGCCCCAGATGGTTATGCCCTTGATCTTGAACGGGCTTCAAGCCCAAACTCAGCAGCATCAAGAGAACCAGCAAAGCCACCTTCTTACCCAGTGTGTGCCATTCGTAGGCCTCAGCCCAGCCCAGCAAGCCCTCCTAACCCAAAGACTTAGCAGCTTACAGAGCCAGTGGCCCTCGGCAGATGTTACAACAAGCATGCAGCCTTCCCAGGAAGAGCAAAAACAAACTGAACCCCACGAAGGAGAACAAGAGAAGGGGGGCAGTAATGACACAACCGGGAAGGACCCAGATCAAATAAAAGGAGGGAAACCTAAGGGAGAGAGCAGTGAGGAATCTGCACAATGTGCACATTTGGATGACAAAGTAAAGGTGGAAGGTAATGAGGATGATGGCAGAGAATCTAAAGAAAGCACAACAGATGGAGATAACGCTACAGATCAGTTGGACCAGGAAGAGGATAAAGTGGCTAGCATGAATATCTCCCCACCAAGCACAGAGAAGAGCCTCCGCAATAACAACCTGTCGCCTTCTGGATCTGTGCCAAGCAACTCAAGCCTCAGTCCTTTGAATTTAAACCTTACTCTTAGCCCCGATTCTACCCCTCAAAAGTCGCTATCAGGCACAAGCCCTTGTGGCAGCCCAAAGTCCAGCCCCAGTACGAATGCCTTAACTGTTAACCAGACTTATCCCAGTCGTAATTCAGAGGGATTGAGTTATTCAGACCTTCCAGTGCTGTCAGAGTTCCAGTCCGAGGTTCTCTGGGCGTTCTTGGAGTCGCGTAGTGAAGCTGATGCTGCGAGTCCTCCCCACGAGGACTGCGAGGCCCTTGGTAGAGAGGTAGGGCTCTCAGAAGAAGAGGTACGTAGGTGGCTGACTCGAGCCTGTCATGCAAAGCAGAGACTGAGAGCAATCGAGTTGGAACACATTTCAATGCATAACCAAGGGTCTGATAATGACTATGATGATGAGGAGAGTTCACTGGTCATAGCAGAGGGTGAGGGAGAGAATGATGCTGAAGCTTTAAGTAGTCAGGCTATAGATTTGTCCAGTACAAGAGGCAAACGCAAACAAAGAAATGAGGGAATAAGGGGTCAAGGTGACCCCTGTCTCACATCTGACTCAGAAAATGATGTGTACACCTCTGTTATTGTTTCTGATGAAGAAAGTCAGAATGAATCTTTCAGGGAGGGTCACGAGAGTCCTGCTAAAGATGAAACGCAGCGGGAAGTCTACAGTGATAAAGGGTCAGCTGGAGGAAAGGTGTTGCGGTCCACAACGGTGTTTCTGTCTGATGCAGAGGACGAGTATGAAGATGAGGAGGGTGGAGGGGACCAGAGAgcaagaaggaaaaaacgaaaaggGGAGTTTGACCGTGACGACATAGAGGTGAAGAAGGAGAGACCTGACCCAGATCTAGATCTTGAGTTGGAGGCCCAGGGCGATCCTCCAAATCCTCAGTCCTTGGTGATGGACCACTCTGATTTTCCAGCTGGTGCTTTACACTCTCTTCCTTTGTCCCTCACACCCTTTACAACACAGTTTCTTAGTCCCTACGTTCTCTCTCTCACTCCTTCAATGATTAGAGATGGCAGCAAATTACCCATCTTTCCCAACCCCCCAACTATCACACGGATCTCCAGCTCTCTTCTCTCCCAGTCCCTCTCTAATAACCAAACTACTCACTACCTGTCCAATGGCGATGACTGTGAGTCTGCGTTGGACCTCAGTATGGGGAAAAACAACTCTAAATCTGCTTCCCCTTCCTCATCTCTTGCTGACAGCATTGCAGCACAGAAGGGACAATTGCTGGACGGCCTTGGCCTGCGGCCCACATCCAAGGGCTTGGTAGTCGTGCAGGTTAAGCCAGAATCCATTACCGGTGTTCCCCCTTCCAGCAGCCCCATGAGTCTGGTGAACTGTAGTAACATGACGGCTTCTAATATTTATATGAGAGCAGCGGAGAAGATGAGTGCCACGTTATTGGAAAAAGAGCGAGAAAAGGAGAGGGAAAAGGAaagagagcagcagcagaggaagtCCAAAGGAAAACGGTATCGGGACATGAGGCGCTCGAGAACTATCATTCAAGCTGAACAACTAGACATTCTGTATGGCTGCTATTTCAAGGACCCAAATCCTGGGAAGCATGAATTTGAACAAATTTCAGAGTGGGTCCACCTTCCAAAGAAGGTTGTtcagatttggtttcagaacatGAGGGCAAGGGAGAGGAAAGGGGAGGTCCGATTTATCAGCGACGGGACTTTGGCGGCAGTTGGAAAGCCGCTCATCAAATTTACTTGGCCTCTTTCCAAACCCATATTTTCCAACAAGCCTACTTCAAACAATACAGGGTGCATTACAAATACCCCAATTGTGCGCACCCTCATGAAGATGGATAGAGAGCCAGTCAAAGAGTTGGAAAAGTCGGGTCTCATGGTTAAAAAAATAACCCCTGTTCCTATCAAGCCCAAGGAGATGGTTTCCTCTACCACAGTATGTCctgtgagcagcagcagcgccacTGCAGTGCCAAAGACCAAGCTTGAAACCACCAGCAATGTCACTATGGTTAAAGTCGCACCCAAAGTCAATTCCCCCGCTCTCTTGGCACCACCGAGGGAACTGGTCCCAATTGCCCCTCGGCCAGTCCAGAAACGAAAGCTGGAAGAGGAGAGTGAGGAAGAGAAGACTGACGAGGAGAGAGACAATGAAATTGAGATGGCATCTGGACCAGGGACAATTAACCGCATGGTGCCAAAGCTGCCCACGACTCCCATTGACAATAGGCCTTCAGCCACAGCAGCAGTACCACAAAAGCAGAATGGGCTGAACTACTGGACACCCAAAGTCCCCATCAAGATCAACACTCTATCAAGAGAACAACTGGCacttcccacacacacaccccctcgtACCATCGCCCCGCCTCCCACCCCCAGCATTGCACCAGTCAGCCCAAATACCCCCAGCTCTGCCAAAGTGGCCAGCCCGTCCACTCCGGCCGTAGCTAAATCAAGCCCAGCAGAAAGTGGCTTTCTGTCCCACTCATCGAGCCGCAGGCCACGCACTCACTTGTCCTGCCTGCAGCTGTCCATTCTTCAGTCGTGTTACGAGACCTGCGCCCATCCTAACGCCATGGAGTGTGAAGCAATTGGTACCGAGCTCAACCTGCCACTCAAAGTGGTCCAGATCTGGTTCCAGAACACGAGAGCTAAGGAGAAGCGCTGGAGGCTGCAGCAGGAGAAGATG TCTCCTCTGCCGGGTGGGAAGGTGGACATGAGCTCGGGCAGCTACCTGCAGTACAGCGCTCTCAAAGCTAACCGGCCCATCCTGCCCAAGCCCGTTCAGTTAACGGTTACCGAACCTCCAGGCTCCCCAGTAGCAGGCCAGCCCATGCCAAAGGAGAATCTGACAGGCCACTGTGATGCATGCAAGGTCTCCTTTGAATCCCGGGCTGCGGCAAGGGCTCATGTCTTCTCCCCTCGTCACCTGGCTACCTTGAGAACCACTAACTTTGGCCAGCCGGCAGCGCTCATCAACAAGAACGGAAGTGGGAACAGCGGATCTGGGAGCGTGGTGCCAGGATCACAGGTCTCTCTTTCCACTACTGTCACGAGCTCTGGAGTTGGTGCTGAAGGAGAAATAGTCGTCGAGCTGCCTCCATCGACAGCCACCAGCAACAGTTAG